The sequence below is a genomic window from bacterium.
TTCGTCGGCGCCCCGTCGCGCGGCCTCGCGTCTGGGGATCATCCGGCTCAAGTAACTGGTCGTCTTGATCGGAGCGAGGGACTTCGAGTCGGCGAGGAACGAGCGGGCGAAGACGACCCTCGCGCCCTCCCGGTAGCAGCGGGCGGGATACGGCTTAAAAGGTTTTGCCGTGATGACGACGCGCGGCTTTCCCTCGGAGGTCTCCGAGAGCATGACGCGGACGGTTGCGTCCTTCAGGCGGTTTCGGCGAAGGAGGCCTGCGATCGCGCCCAAGAAGCGTCGCGGGGAAAGGGGCATCTTGAGGCCGATCCGCCGGGCGTTTTTCCGGAGCCGCGCGTCATGGAGGGGGAAAAAGAGGACCCGGCCTCCGGCCGCCCGGAGCGTCTCGAAAAGCCCGATACCATAGAGATAGGACGAGTCCGAGACGGGCACGGAAGCGCGCCTTTCCGGGATCATTTTACCGCCGATCCAGACCGCTAAAGCCCTTCTGGAGCGCATTAGCTGTCGACTCCCTGCGTCATATCGCCTCATTTTTCATGAAATACCCCGCATCTTTTTGAGACAACCTACCGATAATATAAGTGGAGGGACAGTATGATTAGCACCCTTTTTCTGGTCATAGCCCTGTTTCCGGTCATGATCGGCCTGGGCTACATCCTGACGCCGCGCAAGATGAAGAAGATACAGGCCTGGTTCCGCAAGAGGCTGGAAAAGGTGGAAGTCCGCTTCTACAAAGCCCATCGCAAGGTCGGTTTGGGATTCTTGGGCCTCGGTTGCCTCATGCTCTTTACCTACTTCCAGCCGATCTGGATCTACAACATGTTCGTCGCCGCCCGCATCGTCATGGGCGTCTTTTTCCCGGAGGCGTTCCAGGAGTTTCAGCCGGTCCAGGCCATCCCCATGGTGTGCATCTAGGCGTTTAACGCCCCGACCATCCCCTTGGCCTTCACCAACGTTTCCTTGTATTCCGACTCCGGATCAGAATCGGCCACGATCCCGCCTCCGGACCAGAAGTGCGCTCGACCTTCTTTGACGACCATCGTCCTGATCGCCACGTTGAACTGGGCCTTGCCGTTCAGGCTCACGTAACCGATCGCCCCGCAATAGACCTCGCGGGCATGGGGCTCAAGCTCCCGGATCACCTGCATGGCACGGACCTTCGGCGCCCCGGTGACCGAGCCGCCTGGGAATGTCGCTTTCAAGAGGTCGAGGATGTCCCGGCCGACCTCCAATTCCCCTTCGATCGTCGAAACCAGATGATGGACCTGGGGATAGGTCTCGACCGTCCTTAAGTCCCGCACGCGAACGCTGCCCGTCCGGCAGACGCGGCCCAGGTCGTTCCTCTCCAGGTCGGTGATCATCAAGAGCTCCGCACGATCCTTGGGACTCGACAGGAGTTCTTCCTTCAGCGCGGCGTCTTCGTCGCCGTCGTTTCCGCGCGGCCGGGTGCCTTTGATCGGACGGGTCACGATCTTTGAGCCCGCCAGCTCCAGGAAACATTCCGGAGACGAGGAGAGGATCTGGGCACCGCCCAGATTCAAAAAAGCCGCATAAGGAGAAGGGCTGACGGAGCGCAGGCGTTCATAGATGACGGCCGGGGGATGGGAGACGGGGGCGGTGAACTTCTGGGAGAGGTTGACCTGGTAACAGTCGCCCGCCGCGATGTACTCGCGGATCTTGCGGACCGCCGCCAGATATTCGTTCCGAGTGAAGTTGCTCTCAAGTGCGCCAGCGGGGAGGGGGGTGACTCGCAGCCCGGAGGGCGGGGGGCCGCCCGTGGACCTCTTCGCAGGACGCTCAGGCGGTCCCCGGTCGACCCCCCGCCCTCCGGGCCTCCATTGCAACCAACGACCTTCGTTCCGGACGTGATCGAACAGGTAAAACCGATCATAAAACGCGAGCGTCGCCTTGGGTATCAGCGCTGGTTCCCTGGGGGCAACCTTTCCAATGGTCTCGGGATAAAGCTCGTAACCCAAGTATCCGATCCATCCGCCGGCGAACGGGAGGTCCGGCGCGTCGACCGCGGGCGTCTCTCGCAGCCGTCCCCGGAGGTCATCGAGGAAGGAGACGCCGTCCTTGGGCTCCAGGACGTAAAGCGGGTCGGAGGCGGCGATCGAATAACGCCCGCCCAGGGAGGACTCCAGAAGCGCGAAATGCGGCCGTTCGAATTCATGGATTTCAGTCATCAGGTGTGGCATCCCATCACGCGCATGCTCCGTAAATCAAGGCTCGCGCTTTTCTTCGCACTGGCCGTCGGGCTGAGGGCCTCCGTCCTCTTTGCAAGCGACGGCGTCACGATCGCCCCCAAGACGACCGGT
It includes:
- a CDS encoding aminotransferase class IV, which produces MIPERRASVPVSDSSYLYGIGLFETLRAAGGRVLFFPLHDARLRKNARRIGLKMPLSPRRFLGAIAGLLRRNRLKDATVRVMLSETSEGKPRVVITAKPFKPYPARCYREGARVVFARSFLADSKSLAPIKTTSYLSRMIPRREAARRGADEALLLSESGLVTEAASSNVFIVKNGVLFTPPLIDGLLAGTRRKVVMELAKKLKIPVRERSLRPKDLFGAHEAFLTSTLKDVMPVGWVEGKKIGVGAPGPVTRRLLGAFQTLARM
- the pabB gene encoding aminodeoxychorismate synthase component I, whose amino-acid sequence is MTEIHEFERPHFALLESSLGGRYSIAASDPLYVLEPKDGVSFLDDLRGRLRETPAVDAPDLPFAGGWIGYLGYELYPETIGKVAPREPALIPKATLAFYDRFYLFDHVRNEGRWLQWRPGGRGVDRGPPERPAKRSTGGPPPSGLRVTPLPAGALESNFTRNEYLAAVRKIREYIAAGDCYQVNLSQKFTAPVSHPPAVIYERLRSVSPSPYAAFLNLGGAQILSSSPECFLELAGSKIVTRPIKGTRPRGNDGDEDAALKEELLSSPKDRAELLMITDLERNDLGRVCRTGSVRVRDLRTVETYPQVHHLVSTIEGELEVGRDILDLLKATFPGGSVTGAPKVRAMQVIRELEPHAREVYCGAIGYVSLNGKAQFNVAIRTMVVKEGRAHFWSGGGIVADSDPESEYKETLVKAKGMVGALNA